One region of Flavobacterium sp. KACC 22763 genomic DNA includes:
- a CDS encoding glycoside hydrolase family 31 protein, producing MITNTSLEYKGDLYPSKIVSYEHEGDSIFFNTDNKVILKVTILRDSLIRFRFTTKGYFSNDFSYAIDKTQLHGYNFLELTEEETYFQIRTSKVKCKIQKADLRLSIYDLNDFLILEDELGFHWEESYEYGGNIVKMSKYSKDGECYYGLGDKATQMNLKGKRVENFATDQYAYQKDQEPLYKVVPFYIGLHNKQSYGIFFDNTFRTFFDFCQERRNITSFWAEGGEMNYYFIYGPQMQDVVTTYTDLTGKPELPPLWVLGYHQCKWSYYPESKVKEITSKFRELQIPCDAIYLDIDYMDGFRCFTWNKNYFPDPKKMVAELAEDGFKTVVIIDPGIKIDKDYWVYKEALEKDYFCKRADGPYMKGKVWPGECNFPDYTNPAVREWWAGLFKELVSEIGVKGVWNDMNEPAVMEVPNKTFPMDVRHFYDGNPCSHRKAHNIYGTQMARATYHGVKRFAYPKRPFVITRSAYSGAQRYTSSWTGDNVATWEHLWIANIQVQRMSISGMGFTGSDIGGFAEQPSGELYARWIQLGVFHPFCRTHSSGDHGNQEPWSFDEEVINITRKFVSLRYQLLPYLYTMFWQYIEEGVPMLKPLVYFDQDDTQTHYRNDEFIFGNQILVCPILEPNAVGRRMYIPRGEWYNYWTNELFMGGREIWIDSKFDEIPVFVKAGAIIPKYPVQQFVGELEFDELTLDVYYKNGKEQSAVYEDAQDGYDYKKGRYSYLSLRNIGKEKELIIQLHKEGKYETPYSKYKINLIGLPFKVTEIEIDNEKIEFDKINFDLNHFLIVDKEFNELHIVGE from the coding sequence ATGATTACAAACACATCATTAGAATACAAAGGCGATTTATACCCATCAAAAATTGTCTCTTATGAACATGAAGGAGATTCTATTTTCTTTAACACGGATAACAAAGTAATTTTAAAAGTTACTATTCTTCGTGATAGTTTAATCCGATTTCGTTTTACTACAAAAGGTTATTTCAGTAACGACTTCTCATACGCTATTGATAAAACGCAGCTTCACGGTTATAATTTTTTGGAACTGACTGAGGAAGAAACGTATTTCCAGATTAGAACAAGCAAAGTAAAATGTAAAATCCAAAAAGCAGATCTTCGTCTCTCCATTTATGATTTAAACGATTTTTTAATTCTAGAAGATGAGCTTGGTTTTCATTGGGAAGAAAGCTACGAATATGGCGGAAATATTGTAAAAATGAGCAAATACTCTAAAGATGGTGAATGTTATTACGGTCTTGGAGATAAAGCTACTCAAATGAATCTTAAGGGCAAGAGGGTAGAAAATTTTGCTACAGATCAATATGCTTACCAAAAAGATCAGGAACCTTTATATAAAGTTGTTCCGTTTTACATTGGCTTACATAACAAACAGTCGTACGGAATATTTTTTGACAATACTTTTAGAACTTTCTTCGATTTTTGTCAGGAAAGAAGAAACATTACCAGTTTTTGGGCAGAAGGTGGCGAAATGAACTATTATTTCATTTACGGGCCTCAAATGCAAGATGTTGTAACGACTTATACCGATTTAACAGGAAAACCAGAATTGCCGCCACTTTGGGTTTTAGGCTATCATCAATGCAAATGGAGTTATTATCCGGAAAGCAAAGTAAAGGAAATCACTTCAAAATTCAGGGAACTTCAAATTCCGTGTGATGCCATTTATTTGGATATTGATTATATGGATGGTTTTCGATGTTTTACTTGGAATAAAAACTATTTTCCAGATCCAAAAAAAATGGTTGCTGAATTAGCCGAGGATGGTTTTAAAACAGTTGTAATCATAGATCCAGGAATTAAAATTGATAAAGATTACTGGGTTTACAAAGAAGCTTTAGAAAAAGATTATTTCTGTAAAAGAGCCGATGGCCCTTATATGAAAGGAAAAGTCTGGCCAGGCGAATGCAATTTTCCTGATTATACAAATCCTGCAGTTAGAGAATGGTGGGCTGGTTTATTTAAAGAATTAGTTTCAGAAATTGGCGTAAAAGGAGTTTGGAATGATATGAATGAACCTGCAGTAATGGAAGTTCCAAATAAAACATTTCCGATGGATGTTCGCCACTTTTACGATGGAAATCCTTGCAGTCATAGAAAGGCACATAATATTTATGGAACTCAGATGGCAAGGGCGACTTATCATGGTGTAAAACGATTTGCTTATCCGAAACGTCCATTTGTCATTACAAGATCGGCTTATTCTGGAGCGCAGCGATATACTTCTTCTTGGACAGGAGATAATGTGGCGACTTGGGAGCATTTATGGATTGCAAATATACAAGTGCAGAGAATGTCTATTTCTGGAATGGGATTCACAGGTTCTGACATTGGAGGATTTGCAGAACAGCCTTCTGGAGAGTTATATGCACGTTGGATTCAGTTAGGCGTTTTTCATCCGTTTTGTAGAACACACTCTTCTGGAGATCATGGAAATCAAGAACCTTGGTCATTTGACGAGGAAGTAATTAATATCACTAGAAAATTTGTGAGCCTTCGTTATCAACTATTACCTTATTTATATACCATGTTTTGGCAATATATTGAAGAAGGAGTTCCGATGTTAAAACCATTAGTTTACTTTGATCAGGACGATACGCAGACCCATTATCGAAACGATGAATTTATCTTTGGAAATCAAATTTTAGTATGTCCAATACTTGAACCTAACGCTGTAGGTAGACGTATGTATATTCCTAGAGGAGAATGGTATAACTACTGGACAAATGAGCTTTTTATGGGAGGAAGAGAAATCTGGATTGATAGTAAATTTGATGAAATTCCGGTTTTTGTAAAAGCTGGTGCCATTATTCCTAAGTATCCAGTTCAGCAATTTGTTGGCGAATTAGAATTTGATGAACTGACACTTGATGTTTACTATAAAAATGGTAAAGAGCAATCGGCAGTTTATGAAGATGCCCAAGACGGTTATGATTATAAAAAAGGGCGTTACAGCTATTTGTCACTAAGAAATATAGGAAAAGAAAAAGAGCTTATTATTCAGCTTCACAAAGAAGGGAAATACGAAACACCTTATTCTAAATATAAAATCAATTTAATTGGACTTCCATTTAAAGTTACAGAAATTGAAATTGACAATGAAAAAATTGAGTTTGACAAAATTAATTTTGATTTAAATCATTTCTTGATTGTTGATAAAGAGT
- the glgB gene encoding 1,4-alpha-glucan branching protein GlgB, whose amino-acid sequence MTKVIAHSLFTDFDIDLFKAGKHFRLYEKLGAHLTEVNGVKGVYFAVWAPTAQSVSVVGDFNYWTQDEHNLNVRWDSSGIWEGFIPDISKGALYKYKIQSNINGVITEKVDPFARYCEKPPHTASVVWDLDYKWKDQNWMQNRQEYNALDKPYSVYEVHLGSWKRAEHNRFLTYLELADDLVKYVKETGFTHVEFMPIMEYPYDPSWGYQLTGYFAPTSRFGKPQDFMVLVDRLHQEGIGVILDWVPSHFPDDAHGLGFFDGSHLYEHPDRRKGYHPDWKSLVFNYGRNEVRAFLISNAVFWLQNYHIDGLRVDAVASMLYLDYSRKDGEWEANIFGGRENLDSISFLKEFNEVIYSNFDGVQTIAEESTSFPMVSRPTSVGGLGFGMKWMMGWMHDTLKYFQKETVYRKYHQNELTFSMTYAFTENFMLPFSHDEVVYGKNSLIYKMPGDEWQRFANLRLLYGYMFTHPGTKLLFMGAEFGQTSEWNFEQSLDWHLLQYDFHSGIKRLITDLNQLYKSQPALYEKQFRGDGFEWINYSDHQNAILSYIRKGNNPDENLIVVCNFTQVVRENYRIGIPKKGKLQEIFNSDAVIYGGGGVGNSKALKIETIAYDGRDFSVALILPPLSVTVYSLIE is encoded by the coding sequence ATGACAAAAGTAATCGCACATTCTCTTTTTACTGATTTTGATATAGATTTATTCAAAGCGGGTAAACACTTCAGATTATATGAAAAATTAGGAGCTCATTTAACTGAGGTGAACGGAGTTAAAGGCGTTTATTTTGCTGTTTGGGCTCCAACGGCTCAATCTGTTTCTGTAGTTGGCGATTTCAATTATTGGACACAGGACGAACATAATTTAAATGTACGCTGGGATTCTTCGGGAATTTGGGAAGGATTTATTCCTGATATTTCGAAAGGAGCGCTTTATAAGTATAAAATTCAATCCAATATCAATGGCGTAATTACGGAAAAGGTCGATCCCTTTGCTCGTTATTGCGAAAAACCTCCTCACACAGCCTCTGTAGTTTGGGATTTGGATTATAAGTGGAAAGATCAAAATTGGATGCAGAATCGTCAGGAATATAATGCATTAGACAAGCCATATTCAGTTTATGAAGTGCATTTGGGATCTTGGAAAAGAGCAGAACATAATCGGTTTTTGACTTATTTGGAACTTGCAGATGATTTAGTCAAATATGTAAAAGAAACTGGTTTTACACATGTTGAGTTCATGCCTATTATGGAATATCCGTATGATCCTTCTTGGGGATATCAATTAACGGGTTATTTTGCACCGACTTCACGCTTTGGCAAACCACAGGATTTTATGGTTTTGGTGGATCGATTGCATCAGGAAGGAATTGGAGTAATTTTAGATTGGGTTCCGTCTCATTTTCCAGATGACGCGCACGGTTTAGGTTTTTTTGATGGATCTCATTTGTATGAACATCCTGATCGAAGAAAAGGATATCATCCAGATTGGAAAAGTTTAGTTTTTAATTATGGAAGAAATGAAGTTCGAGCTTTCTTAATAAGCAATGCTGTTTTTTGGCTTCAAAATTATCATATAGACGGACTTCGAGTCGATGCTGTAGCGTCTATGCTTTATTTGGATTATTCTAGAAAAGATGGCGAATGGGAAGCTAATATTTTTGGAGGAAGAGAAAATTTGGACTCAATTAGTTTTCTTAAAGAATTTAATGAGGTAATTTATTCTAATTTTGATGGAGTTCAGACTATTGCAGAAGAAAGTACTTCGTTTCCTATGGTTTCAAGACCGACTTCTGTAGGTGGTTTAGGTTTTGGGATGAAATGGATGATGGGGTGGATGCACGACACTCTTAAATATTTTCAAAAAGAGACGGTCTATAGAAAATACCATCAGAACGAATTGACTTTTTCGATGACTTATGCCTTTACTGAGAATTTCATGCTTCCGTTTTCGCATGACGAAGTGGTGTATGGTAAAAATTCGCTTATTTATAAAATGCCTGGCGATGAATGGCAGCGTTTTGCAAATTTGAGACTTTTGTACGGCTATATGTTTACGCATCCAGGAACGAAACTCTTGTTTATGGGAGCCGAATTTGGTCAAACTTCTGAATGGAATTTTGAACAAAGTTTAGACTGGCATTTGCTGCAATATGACTTTCATTCTGGAATAAAAAGATTGATTACAGATTTGAATCAATTGTATAAGTCTCAACCCGCCTTGTATGAAAAGCAATTTAGAGGTGATGGTTTTGAATGGATTAATTATTCAGATCATCAAAATGCGATTTTATCTTACATCCGAAAAGGGAATAATCCTGATGAGAATTTAATTGTGGTCTGTAATTTTACTCAGGTCGTTAGAGAGAATTACAGAATAGGAATTCCTAAAAAAGGAAAATTGCAAGAGATTTTTAATAGTGATGCTGTAATTTATGGTGGAGGCGGTGTCGGAAATTCTAAAGCATTAAAAATTGAAACAATCGCTTATGATGGAAGAGATTTTTCTGTAGCATTAATTTTACCGCCTTTAAGTGTTACTGTATATTCTTTGATTGAATAA
- a CDS encoding glucose-1-phosphate adenylyltransferase: MKFKKKNVVAIILGGGQGSRLFPLTETRSKPAVPIGGKYRLVDIPISNCINSDIFKIFVLTQFNSASLNAHIKNTFNFSIFSQSFVDILAAEQTPDNPTWFQGTADAVRQCMSHFLKHDFDHALILSGDQLYQMDFNEMLEAHIAADAEISIATLPVNAKDAPEFGILKTDHENNIHAFIEKPHASLLPEWESEVSEQMQEKGKKYLASMGIYIFNKSLLEELMADQETKDFGKEIIPQSVGKHKILSYQYEGYWTDIGNIESFFEANIGLTADIPEFNLFDNENKIFTRPRLLPPSKFRNSIINQSLISEGCIINAKEIKSSVIGIRSRIGEGTVLENCYVMGNDFYQDLDEMNHESSINKIHVGIGENCFINNALIDKNVRIGNNVHISGGKHLDNFTNELYSIKDGIVVIKKGVTLSDNFRIE, from the coding sequence ATGAAATTTAAAAAGAAAAATGTAGTCGCCATTATTTTAGGAGGTGGACAAGGTTCACGTTTATTTCCATTGACAGAAACAAGATCAAAACCAGCGGTTCCGATTGGTGGAAAGTATCGTTTGGTTGATATCCCGATTTCGAATTGTATCAATTCTGATATTTTTAAAATATTTGTTTTGACACAATTCAATTCTGCGTCTCTAAACGCTCACATTAAAAACACTTTTAATTTTAGTATTTTCAGCCAGTCTTTTGTTGATATATTGGCAGCTGAACAAACTCCAGATAATCCAACTTGGTTTCAAGGAACGGCTGATGCTGTAAGGCAATGTATGTCGCATTTTTTAAAACACGATTTCGATCACGCTTTAATTCTTTCGGGGGATCAATTGTATCAAATGGATTTTAATGAAATGCTGGAAGCGCATATTGCTGCTGATGCTGAAATTTCTATTGCAACTTTACCTGTAAATGCAAAAGATGCGCCAGAATTTGGAATTCTTAAAACAGATCATGAAAATAATATCCATGCGTTTATAGAAAAACCTCATGCTTCTTTATTGCCTGAATGGGAATCTGAAGTGAGTGAGCAAATGCAGGAAAAAGGCAAAAAATATTTGGCTTCGATGGGGATTTATATTTTCAATAAGTCATTGCTGGAAGAATTGATGGCTGATCAAGAAACGAAAGATTTTGGTAAAGAAATTATTCCGCAATCTGTTGGAAAACATAAAATATTAAGTTATCAATATGAAGGATATTGGACTGATATCGGAAATATTGAATCGTTTTTTGAAGCCAATATTGGATTAACTGCAGATATTCCGGAGTTTAATTTATTTGATAATGAGAATAAAATTTTTACAAGACCGAGATTACTGCCACCATCTAAATTTAGAAATTCAATTATCAATCAATCTTTAATTTCTGAAGGCTGTATAATCAATGCCAAAGAAATCAAAAGTTCGGTTATTGGAATTCGCTCAAGAATTGGAGAAGGAACCGTTTTAGAGAACTGCTACGTTATGGGTAATGATTTCTATCAAGATCTTGATGAAATGAACCATGAAAGCAGTATTAATAAAATTCATGTTGGAATTGGCGAAAACTGCTTTATAAATAACGCTTTGATTGATAAAAATGTCCGTATTGGAAACAATGTTCATATTAGCGGAGGCAAACATTTGGACAATTTTACGAATGAATTGTACAGCATAAAAGACGGTATTGTTGTTATTAAAAAAGGAGTGACGCTTTCAGATAATTTTAGAATTGAATAA
- a CDS encoding glycogen synthase, giving the protein MEIFHISAECYPVAKVGGLGDVVGALPKYQQSAGHDVRVVIPCYDTKFRRENDFECVHWGTVKLGNFHFPFSVLKETTDKLGYELYLIEIDELFNRPNVYGYEDDIERFLSFQIATLDWIIARNKIPDVINCHDHHTGVIPFLLQFAYKYENLKDVKTVITIHNGLYQGWFGFDKLYYLPEFDLRHVGFLEWNNSINSLAVGIKCANAVTTVSPSYLNEINISANGLESLFNSVRNKSKGILNGIDIEVWNPLKDQMIAENYSIEDFEVGKKKNKEKLCEEFDLDPSKPLFSFIGRLFEEKGGDLLPHASALALSEHFEEINILVLGSGNATIESQLTHLRNDYKGDYNVFIGYNEELAHLIYAGSDYILMPSRVEPCGLNQMYAMRYGTIPIVRRTGGLRDTVIDFGDEGNGVCHDQASVADICYSINRAVRLYEDKINFNKVLKRGMSADHSWERVCQEYIEIYNLIIQQDEI; this is encoded by the coding sequence ATGGAAATATTTCATATTAGTGCAGAATGTTATCCTGTGGCGAAGGTTGGAGGCTTGGGAGATGTAGTTGGTGCATTGCCTAAATATCAGCAATCTGCAGGACATGATGTTAGAGTTGTAATTCCTTGTTATGACACAAAGTTTAGACGTGAAAATGATTTTGAATGTGTTCATTGGGGAACAGTTAAATTAGGAAATTTTCATTTTCCGTTTAGCGTCTTAAAGGAAACTACTGATAAATTAGGATATGAACTGTACCTAATAGAAATTGATGAATTATTTAATCGTCCGAATGTTTATGGGTACGAAGATGATATAGAAAGATTTTTATCATTTCAAATTGCAACACTCGATTGGATTATAGCACGAAATAAAATTCCAGATGTTATTAACTGCCATGATCATCATACAGGAGTTATTCCGTTTTTGCTTCAGTTTGCTTATAAATATGAGAATTTAAAAGATGTGAAAACTGTCATAACAATTCATAATGGTTTGTATCAAGGATGGTTTGGTTTTGATAAGCTATATTATCTGCCAGAATTTGATTTGAGACATGTTGGATTTTTAGAATGGAACAATTCGATAAACTCTTTGGCGGTAGGTATCAAATGTGCGAACGCGGTAACTACCGTTTCTCCAAGTTATTTAAATGAAATTAATATTTCTGCCAATGGTTTAGAATCTCTTTTTAATTCTGTACGAAACAAATCAAAAGGAATTTTAAACGGAATTGACATTGAAGTTTGGAATCCGTTGAAAGATCAAATGATTGCAGAAAATTATTCGATTGAAGATTTTGAAGTAGGAAAAAAGAAAAATAAAGAAAAACTGTGTGAAGAGTTTGATTTAGACCCTTCAAAGCCACTGTTTAGCTTTATTGGAAGATTGTTTGAAGAAAAAGGAGGCGATTTGCTTCCGCATGCTTCTGCTTTGGCTTTGTCAGAACATTTCGAAGAAATTAATATTCTGGTTCTGGGTTCTGGTAATGCAACAATTGAGTCACAACTGACTCACCTTCGAAATGATTACAAAGGAGATTACAATGTTTTTATAGGTTATAATGAAGAATTAGCACATTTGATTTATGCGGGTTCAGATTATATTCTAATGCCATCAAGAGTTGAACCTTGTGGATTGAATCAGATGTATGCGATGAGATACGGAACAATTCCGATTGTTAGAAGAACTGGAGGATTGAGAGATACGGTTATTGATTTTGGAGATGAAGGAAACGGAGTTTGTCATGATCAAGCTTCTGTGGCTGACATATGCTATTCAATAAATCGTGCGGTTAGGTTGTATGAGGATAAAATAAATTTCAATAAAGTTTTAAAAAGAGGAATGTCAGCAGATCATTCCTGGGAGAGAGTTTGCCAAGAATATATCGAAATATACAACTTAATAATTCAGCAAGATGAAATTTAA
- a CDS encoding alpha/beta hydrolase — protein MAKKAINPTKSLKIPKIIIISAKICAFISTKLVTKFAAKIFTSPIKHKVPKRELEMNSKSQQKLVYVPAIDKSVVTYIYGKSQRKVLLVHGWSGRGTQLFKIADELLANGYSTVSFDAPAHGKSKGKTTIMSEFIASILEIEKQFGPFEIAIGHSLGGMSVLNSIKDGLKVEKAVIIGSGDIVQDILDEFIFKLGLKKEISIHLRDYFESMYQVKMDDFSAYKAAQKVEIPVLVMHDKDDPEVSVKAGIHIHENLKNGTLFLTEGLGHRKILGNQNVIKKILDFIKNA, from the coding sequence ATGGCAAAAAAGGCAATTAATCCTACTAAATCGTTAAAAATTCCGAAGATTATTATAATTTCTGCGAAAATTTGTGCTTTTATATCAACAAAATTAGTAACAAAGTTTGCGGCAAAGATTTTTACAAGTCCAATAAAGCACAAAGTTCCAAAACGCGAGTTGGAAATGAATTCAAAAAGTCAGCAAAAGTTAGTTTATGTTCCTGCTATTGACAAAAGTGTAGTCACTTATATATATGGTAAAAGCCAACGAAAAGTATTACTGGTTCACGGCTGGTCTGGAAGGGGAACTCAACTTTTTAAGATTGCCGATGAACTACTAGCAAATGGCTATTCTACAGTTAGTTTTGATGCGCCTGCTCACGGAAAATCAAAAGGAAAGACCACAATAATGTCTGAATTTATAGCTTCTATATTAGAAATAGAAAAACAATTTGGTCCTTTTGAAATTGCAATAGGGCATTCTTTAGGCGGAATGTCTGTCCTTAACTCTATCAAAGACGGACTTAAAGTAGAAAAAGCAGTAATAATAGGAAGTGGTGATATAGTTCAGGATATTTTAGATGAATTTATATTTAAATTAGGATTGAAGAAAGAAATTAGCATACATCTAAGAGATTATTTTGAAAGTATGTACCAAGTTAAAATGGATGATTTTTCAGCTTATAAAGCTGCTCAGAAAGTAGAAATCCCCGTTTTGGTTATGCATGATAAAGACGATCCTGAAGTTTCAGTTAAAGCAGGAATACATATTCATGAAAACCTTAAAAATGGTACTTTGTTTTTGACTGAAGGACTTGGGCACCGAAAAATCTTAGGAAATCAGAATGTTATTAAAAAGATTCTAGATTTTATTAAAAATGCTTAA
- a CDS encoding endonuclease III domain-containing protein, translating into MNLFSEDEDWEAKLKPILKKYKGKKHPLEYQNTYQLLVMVILSAQDSDANINTIAPKLFEKYPTLKSISQTDIETFTSHITKVRNYTTKAQWILDIAKTIKEDANIPLTMSGLTALKGVGRKSANVILRETNKPAEGIIADLHVIRVAPRIGIIKESKDGNKVEKDLMQILPKNIWSEIGMAISFLGRETCRPKPKCLECLLADICLYYNTEVI; encoded by the coding sequence ATGAATCTATTTAGTGAAGATGAAGATTGGGAAGCTAAATTGAAGCCTATTTTAAAAAAATACAAAGGCAAGAAGCATCCGCTTGAATATCAAAATACTTATCAATTATTAGTGATGGTTATTCTCTCTGCACAAGATTCTGATGCCAATATAAATACAATAGCCCCAAAATTATTCGAAAAATATCCAACATTAAAAAGTATATCGCAAACAGATATAGAAACTTTTACATCACACATTACTAAAGTTCGAAATTATACCACAAAAGCACAATGGATTCTAGATATAGCAAAAACTATTAAAGAAGATGCAAATATTCCTTTAACAATGTCAGGTTTGACAGCGCTAAAAGGCGTTGGAAGAAAATCTGCGAATGTTATACTAAGAGAAACAAATAAACCCGCAGAAGGAATTATTGCTGACTTACATGTTATTCGTGTTGCGCCGAGAATCGGAATTATAAAAGAAAGTAAAGATGGAAATAAGGTAGAAAAAGATTTAATGCAAATTCTTCCTAAGAATATTTGGTCGGAAATAGGAATGGCAATTTCTTTTTTAGGAAGAGAAACCTGCAGACCAAAACCAAAATGTCTTGAATGTCTTTTAGCAGATATTTGTCTTTATTACAATACAGAAGTAATCTAA
- a CDS encoding nuclear transport factor 2 family protein, which translates to MKTYISIFFLLFGLSCNAQKQEVQKCIESFFEGFHQRDSTKIKLVCADKMILQSISESTVKGNKLSNESVKEFYKSIASIPVSMKFQEKILSYNIQIDGSMAHVWTPYEFYINDKLSHTGVNAFTLFKEKDSWKIIYLIDTRRK; encoded by the coding sequence ATGAAAACTTATATTAGTATCTTTTTTCTTCTTTTTGGGTTATCATGCAATGCTCAAAAACAAGAAGTTCAAAAATGCATTGAATCTTTTTTTGAAGGATTTCATCAACGAGACTCAACAAAGATTAAATTAGTTTGTGCAGATAAAATGATTTTGCAATCCATTAGCGAAAGCACTGTAAAAGGGAATAAATTGTCTAATGAAAGTGTAAAAGAATTTTATAAATCTATTGCTTCAATTCCTGTAAGCATGAAATTTCAGGAGAAGATTTTAAGCTATAATATTCAGATTGATGGAAGTATGGCACATGTTTGGACTCCATATGAATTTTATATCAATGATAAATTAAGTCATACAGGGGTGAATGCTTTTACATTATTTAAAGAAAAAGACTCTTGGAAGATTATTTATTTAATTGATACTAGAAGGAAGTAG
- a CDS encoding DUF1569 domain-containing protein: protein MQNVFLKEDCNQFVNRVNQLKSDSMPLWGKMSVDQMLAHCNVTYEMVYDNIHPKPNVVMKLLLKLLAKNKVVSESPYPRNLSTAPQFIIKGDRDFELEKNRLISYIQKTQELGEKEFDGKESLSFGVLSSKEWNNMFAKHLDHHFSQFGV, encoded by the coding sequence ATGCAAAATGTTTTTCTGAAAGAAGATTGTAATCAATTTGTAAATAGAGTGAATCAGCTTAAATCTGATTCTATGCCACTTTGGGGTAAGATGTCTGTTGACCAAATGTTAGCTCATTGCAACGTAACGTATGAAATGGTTTATGATAATATTCATCCTAAACCAAATGTTGTTATGAAACTTCTTTTAAAACTATTGGCTAAGAATAAAGTAGTAAGCGAATCTCCTTATCCAAGAAATCTTAGTACGGCTCCGCAATTTATTATTAAAGGGGATCGTGATTTTGAATTGGAGAAAAACAGATTGATTTCTTATATTCAAAAAACACAAGAATTAGGAGAAAAAGAATTTGATGGTAAAGAATCGCTTTCTTTTGGTGTATTGTCTTCTAAAGAATGGAATAATATGTTTGCAAAACATTTGGACCATCATTTTTCTCAATTTGGTGTTTAA